From a single Miscanthus floridulus cultivar M001 chromosome 8, ASM1932011v1, whole genome shotgun sequence genomic region:
- the LOC136476364 gene encoding lactoylglutathione lyase-like — translation MATGSEASKPAEVPAETVLDWHKQDNKRMLHAVYRVGDLDRTIKYYTECFGMKLLRKRDIPEEKYTNAFLGFGPEDTNFAVELTYNYGVDKYDIGTGFGHFAIANEDVYKLAENIKSKGGKITREPGPVKGGSTVIAFAQDPDDYMFELIQRAETPEPLCQVMLRVGDLERSIKFYEKALGLKLLRKKDVPDYKYTIAMLGYADEDKTTVLELTYNYGVTEYSKGNAYAQVAIGTNDVYKSAEAVDLATKELGGKILRQPGPLPGINTKIASFVDPDGWKVVLVDNTDFLRELH, via the exons ATGGCAACTGGTAGTGAAGCCTCGAAGCCAGCTGAGGTGCCAGCTGAGACTGTGCTTGACTGGCATAAACAGGACAACAAGAGGATGCTCCACGCTGTTTACCGTGTTGGGGATCTGGACCGCACAATCAA ATACTACACGGAATGCTTTGGGATGAAACTGCTGAGGAAAAGGGATATTCCTGAGGAGAAGTACACCAACGCCTTCCTTGGCTTTGGACCAGAGGATACCAACTTTGCAGTTGAATTGACTTACA ACTATGGTGTTGACAAGTATGACATTGGAACGGGCTTTGGGCATTTCGCAATCGCTAATGAGGAT GTGTACAAGTTGGCTGAGAATATTAAATCCAAGGGTGGCAAGATCACCCGTGAACCTGGTCCTGTCAAGGGAGGATCCACTGTTATTGCCTTCGCACAGGACCCTGATGACTACATGTTTGAGCTTATCCAGAGGGCTGAGACACCTGAGCCTCTTTGCCAGGTCATGCTTCGTGTTGGTGACCTTGAGCGTTCTATCAAGTTTTATGAGAAG GCTCTAGGGTTGAAGCTCCTAAGGAAGAAGGATGTACCTGATTACAAG TATACCATTGCGATGTTGGGCTATGCTGATGAGGACAAGACAACTGTTCTGGAGTTGACTTACAACTATGGAGTTACAGAATACAGCAAGGGCAATGCATATGCTCAG GTTGCCATTGGCACCAATGATGTGTACAAGAGTGCTGAGGCGGTTGATCTGGCGACCAAAGAACTAGGTGGCAAGATTTTACGGCAGCCAGGGCCGCTACCTGGGATCAACACTAAGATTGCCTCTTTTGTTGATCCAGATGGCTGGAAAGTG GTTCTGGTTGACAACACCGACTTCCTCAGGGAACTCCACTGA
- the LOC136471979 gene encoding pentatricopeptide repeat-containing protein At5g66500, mitochondrial-like, which translates to MARAPRPSPVPTLLRLLSSNPSLSAAAHAALLKSSSLSSAVPVAATALLTAYANAGLPGAASRLFDEMPARDAVTWNALLACLVRHARAGAAAAAAFRGMAASGLPPTPATLCTMLKACAASRAARPGRQLHARGVVSCHADADVIVATALVDLYMSCGLVEDAMRVFVLTRCPKDAALHNAVLSGCVENGWFSHAFSMLRQRTELNGILLTSALTACAATANLAYGMQVHCKALRGEFDSDTILCNALIDMYAKCGRATAARIVFDRMATRNVVSWSSMIDTYSRHGHGVDALDLFKLMEKAAPMVLPNAITFLAVLSACGHSGLVDEAQSMLHLMKSKYGIDPQPEHYACLIDMLGRTGRIDEAWDLYCSLTASRNKSSSAIFVAMLNTCRANMDAARGKTVAVRMLEVDPRNPGIHVLISNFHAAMRQWSESNESRRIIVDTGLRKEAASSHVCFG; encoded by the coding sequence ATGGCGCGTGCTCCGCGGCCGTCTCCGGTGCCCACCCTGCTCCGCCTCCTCTCCTCCAACCCCTCCCTCTCCGCCGCCGCCCACGCCGCGCTGCTCAAGTCCTCCTCCCTCTCCAGCGCTGTCCCGGTCGCGGCCACCGCCCTCCTCACGGCCTACGCGAACGCGGGGCTCCCTGGCGCCGCGTCCCGCCTGTTCGACGAAATGCCCGCGCGGGACGCCGTCACGTGGAACGCGCTCCTCGCCTGCCTCGTCCGCCACGCGCGCGCCggggcggcggccgccgcggccTTCCGCGGGATGGCCGCCTCCGGGCTCCCGCCCACGCCCGCCACGCTCTGCACCATGCTCAAGGCGTGCGCCGCGTCGCGTGCCGCCCGCCCCGGCCGTCAGCTCCACGCGCGGGGCGTCGTCTCGTgccacgccgacgccgacgtcatcGTGGCCACCGCGCTCGTCGATCTCTACATGAGCTGTGGCCTCGTCGAGGACGCCATGAGGGTGTTTGTGCTCACGAGGTGCCCCAAGGATGCTGCCCTGCACAATGCTGTTCTTTCAGGTTGCGTGGAGAACGGATGGTTCAGCCACGCCTTCTCGATGCTGAGGCAGCGGACGGAGCTCAATGGGATCTTGCTGACCTCTGCTCTCACGGCCTGCGCAGCGACAGCAAACTTGGCTTACGGTATGCAGGTGCATTGCAAGGCTCTCCGTGGTGAGTTTGATTCTGACACCATTTTATGCAATGCGCTCATTGACATGTATGCAAAATGTGGGAGGGCAACGGCTGCACGTATAGTATTTGACCGTATGGCTACCAGAAATGTGGTCTCCTGGTCAAGTATGATTGACACTTATAGTCGCCATGGACATGGTGTTGATGCTTTGGATTTGTTTAAGCTAATGGAAAAAGCTGCACCAATGGTCTTGCCAAATGCTATCACATTTCTGGCGGTTCTGTCAGCCTGCGGACACTCTGGTCTGGTGGATGAAGCTCAGTCCATGCTACATTTGATGAAGAGCAAGTACGGGATTGATCCACAGCCAGAGCACTACGCATGTTTAATAGACATGCTCGGACGTACAGGCCGTATTGACGAGGCCTGGGATCTATATTGTAGTCTAACTGCAAGTCGAAATAAGTCTTCCAGTGCCATCTTCGTCGCTATGTTGAACACCTGCAGAGCAAACATGGATGCTGCAAGAGGAAAGACGGTGGCTGTGCGCATGCTGGAGGTTGATCCACGAAACCCTGGGATTCATGTGTTGATTTCGAATTTTCATGCTGCTATGAGACAATGGTCTGAATCAAATGAATCGCGGAGGATTATAGTGGACACGGGTCTCAGGAAAGAAGCGGCGAGCAGTCATGTCTGTTTTGGCTAA
- the LOC136478508 gene encoding uncharacterized protein has product MHTSTRMASVLGADQGGFVVAFDVLKELISGGTAAPVVAGASASVAAPVVAGIGAGAAPVAVDPAGGGGVRAMRWSNNTSGFVLRRMAALVTDGSRPDKVFKDKDVNHVAKALKDWCGEVVSPTQVYNHLRKWRQKWAKVSKLKDLSGALWDDIAHAIMLDHEHYLGHTKDHPKDAEYLNTPIRFYTEMEAIFGNALATGRFALGSGEALGQNQADSAAAKVDGPPLTPLTDDKAPTAPAEGSKATEVPCSGVGGKRKRGNFSEEEILMLTNMSDAVNNVANALRETGPAHVDANLYLAVMEMPGFSEEALIVAYTFLLDNKAQGRGFVNMTDAHRTIWLQTFLAKNYFM; this is encoded by the exons ATGCACACCAGTACTAGAATGGCTTCAGTCCTAGGTGCTGATCAAGGAGGGTTTGTGGTAGCTTTTGATGTCCTTAAGGAGCTCATAAGTGGTGGGACTGCTGCTCCTGTTGTAGCTGGTGCTAGTGCTAGTGTTGCTGCTCCTGTGGTAGCTGGtattggtgctggtgctgctccaGTAGCAGTTGAtcctgctggtggtggtggtgttagGGCTATGAGGTGGTCCAACAACAcctctggttttgttcttaggAGAATGGCTGCTCTGGTCACTGATGGCAGTAGGCCTGACAAGGTCTTCAAGGATAAGGATGTGAATCATGTAGCCAAAGCCCTTAAGGACTGGTGTGGTGAGGTTGTCAGCCCTACTCAAGTGTACAACCACTTGAGAAAATGGAGGCAGAAATGGGCTAAGGTGTCCAAACTCAAGGACCTTAGTGGTGCTCTATGGGATGACATCGCCCATGCTATCATGCTTGACCATGAGCACTACCTTGGCCACACCAAG GACCATCCTAAAGATGCTGAGTACCTAAACACCCCTATTAGGTTCTACACTGAGATGGAGGCCATATTTGGCAATGCTTTAGCCACTGGTAGGTTTGCACTTGGGTCTGGGGAAGCCTTAGGGCAGAACCAGGCTGACAGTGCTGCTGCCAAGGTTGATGGTCCTCCATTGACCCCACTCACCGATGATAAAGCTCCCACTGCACCTGCAGAGGGTAGCAAGGCCACAGAAGTGCCCTGCTCAGGTGTTGGTgggaagaggaagagagggaatTTCTCTGAGGAGGAGATACTCATGTTGACCAACATGTCTGATGCTGTCAACAATGTGGCTAATGCTCTTAGGGAGACTGGACCTGCCCATGTTGATGCCAATCTATACCTTGCTGTGATGGAGATGCCTGGCTTCTCTGAGGAGGCCCTTATTGTTGCCTACACTTTTCTCCTggacaacaaggcccaaggcagggGCTTTGTGAACATGACTGATGCCCATAGGACCATTTGGCTGCAGACCTTCTTAGCCAAAAACTACTTCATGTAG
- the LOC136471980 gene encoding nucleolin 2-like yields the protein MATIVCWDLALHVGYDQVRDLFKEISGVLDISFSSTKRCAVVHFTTSVAAQMALYQLTGCCLMGRPLKFAWFDKNSYDLNRDALPVMELLPGRVPRTVCVVGFDTSFSITHIRSMLRSHFRRNRLHSGRIITPENPDGTSTGKAFVRFNSHTDLVAALERDGLDLGDSRKLCVTTWLELLSFPWHYKEKGGGSVGGGSCSHVDAANWGTPSTGKRTVFETEF from the exons atggcCACAATTGTTTGTTGGGATTTGGCCCTACATGTTGGCTATGATCAAGT GAGGGATCTTTTTAAGGAGATTAGtggggttcttgacatttcttTCAGTAGTACGAAACGCTGTGCAGTTGTGCATTTTACTACATCAGTTGCTGCTCAGATG GCACTTTACCAGCTTACCGGATGTTGTCTGATGGGGCGTCCACTCAAATTTGCATGGTTTGATAAGAACAGTTATGATCTTAACAG AGACGCTCTTCCTGTGATGGAGTTACTCCCTGGTAGAGTACCTCGCACCGTCTGTGTCGTGGGCTTCGATACATCTTTCAGTATCACACAT ATCAGAAGCATGCTTAGATCTCATTTCCGCCGGAATCGACTACATAGTGGACGAATTATCACCCCAGAGAATCCAGATGGCACAAGCACAGG gaaagcctttgTGCGTTTCAATAGCCACACTGACTTAGTCGCAGCACTTGAGCGGGATGGGCTGGACCTGGGAGATAGTCGCAAACTGTGTGTCACTACATGGCTTGAGCTGCTGAGTTTTCCATGGCATTACAAGGAGAAAGGTGGTGGCAGTGTTGGAGGCGGCTCATGCAGCCATGTTGACGCTGCTAACTGGGGCACACCCAGTACAG GAAAAAGGACCGTGTTCGAGACTGAGTTCTGA